From Magnolia sinica isolate HGM2019 chromosome 13, MsV1, whole genome shotgun sequence, one genomic window encodes:
- the LOC131222994 gene encoding sugar transport protein 14, translating to MAGGFVADGKPMRADLYEGRITSYFVFTCIVAALGGSLFGYDLGVSGGVTSMDDFLKDFFPKVYRRKQEHLNETDYCKYDNQLLTLFTSSLYFAGLASTFGASYLTRTRGRRASILFGAVSFFLGAVVNAASVHISMLIIGRIFLGVGIGFGNQAVPLYLSEMAPTKHRGKVNQLFQLTTCLGILVANIINYFTDKIHPWGWRLSLGLAAVPATLMFVGGLFLPETPNSLVEQGRLEEAKRVLEKVRGTQKVDAEFADLVDASEAARAIKHPFRNLLKRKNRPQLVIGALGIPAFQQLTGMNSILFYAPVIFQSLGFSSNISLYSSIITNSMLVLATLVSMTVVDRLGRRFLFIEAGCQMISSILVVAIVLALKFGKGVVLPKADGALLVVMICLFVLAYGWAWGPLGWLVPSEIFPLETRSAGQSIVVCVNLFFTAAIAQCFLASLCHLRYGVFILFACLIIVMTSFIYFLLPETKQVPIEEMAYLWENHWLWKRIVCTPGNKAMTDV from the exons ATGGCAGGCGGTTTTGTGGCAGATGGGAAGCCTATGAGAGCGGATCTTTATGAAGGAAGAATTACTAGTTATTTTGTCTTTACTTGTATTGTTGCAGCCCTTGGTGGATCTCTCTTTGGTTATGATCTTGGAGTTTCAG GTGGGGTTACGTCCATGGATGATTTTTTGAAGGATTTCTTCCCAAAAGTATATAGAAGGAAGCAGGAACATCTCAACGAGACGGATTACTGCAAATACGATAACCAACTGCTCACTCTCTTCACATCTTCTCTCTACTTTGCTGGCCTTGCTTCGACGTTTGGGGCCTCATACCTTACCAGAACAAGGGGAAGGAGAGCCAGCATCCTCTTTGGTGCAGTAAGCTTCTTCTTGGGTGCAGTCGTGAATGCAGCATCTGTGCACATCTCTATGCTCATCATCGGCCGTATCTTTCTTGGTGTCGGCATCGGCTTCggcaatcag GCAGTTCCTCTGTATCTATCCGAAATGGCACCTACAAAACATCGAGGGAAAGTTAATCAGCTATTCCAACTAACGACTTGCCTTGGAATTTTGGTAGCAAACATCATCAACTACTTCACTGATAAGATCCACCCATGGGGATGGAGATTATCCCTTGGTTTAGCTGCGGTACCAGCGACTTTAATGTTTGTTGGAGGCCTTTTCCTCCCTGAAACTCCTAACAGCCTTGTAGAACAAGGAAGACTAGAGGAAGCCAAGAGGGTCTTGGAGAAAGTTAGAGGCACCCAGAAAGTCGATGCGGAATTCGCCGATCTCGTGGATGCTAGCGAGGCTGCACGTGCTATAAAGCACCCATTTCGGAACCTTCTCAAGCGAAAGAATCGCCCACAGTTAGTGATAGGAGCGCTGGGGATCCCTGCATTCCAGCAACTCACTGGCATGAACTCCATACTCTTTTACGCTCCTGTGATCTTCCAGAGCTTGGGTTTCAGTTCTAATATATCTCTGTACTCGTCCATCATCACAAACTCGATGCTTGTTCTTGCTACTTTGGTTTCGATGACTGTGGTTGACAGGCTGGGAAGGAGATTTCTGTTCATAGAAGCTGGTTGCCAAATGATATCAAGTATT CTTGTTGTTGCCATAGTTCTGGCTTTGAAATTTGGCAAAGGGGTGGTCCTCCCAAAAGCAGATGGTGCTCTTCTGGTGGTCATGATTTGCTTGTTCGTCTTGGCTTACGGGTGGGCATGGGGGCCTTTGGGGTGGTTAGTTCCGAGCGAGATCTTCCCATTGGAAACGAGATCTGCGGGCCAGAGTATTGTGGTGTGTGTTAATCTCTTCTTCACAGCAGCAATTGCACAGTGTTTCCTTGCATCATTATGCCACCTCCGTTATGGTGTTTTCATATTGTTCGCCTGCTTAATTATCGTCATGACCTCGTTTATTTACTTCCTCCTTCCTGAAACAAAGCAAGTCCCCATCGAGGAGATGGCCTACCTTTGGGAGAATCATTGGCTCTGGAAGAGGATTGTATGCACGCCAGGAAATAAGGCCATGACAGATGTTTAG